A section of the Pleuronectes platessa chromosome 7, fPlePla1.1, whole genome shotgun sequence genome encodes:
- the tcp11l1 gene encoding T-complex protein 11-like protein 1, whose protein sequence is MPKEADHQEEGGGDDEGSNEERTEETPRNRERENTACGQTPPASAVKFVSVEQLMHTAKGVSNMTLAHEIMVNQAFQVKPAAPPEGSLEQRLKEVMHKAFWDTLEEQLKEDPPSYKHAIKLLAEIKEILLSLFLPNHGRLRARIEEVLDLPLIQQQAENGALDISKLSQFVTGMMGSLCAPCRDEDINKLKEITDIVPLFKAIFSVLDMMKYDMANFALSSIRPHLMQQSVEYERGKFQEFLEKQPNALDYTEKWLEDTVKHLREAEQDGSSAASSNPPSLLPVNVHNQAYLRLLRWDHASDAFPETVLMDQARFQEMQQKADQLVLLSSVLLIVYTTTGEAISGLPGLMEILKTAINVMIADMHKPSFSAEEALATIGEKMCVELSQCLSQHGYSPFSADRKSILKGQISAIIQPDNTVRKLMESRVQTYLLASLESSQQKTPVHLPGGLAPVSKEMKELAVQFSCLVNFNKLVFSPFYQKILANILTPSTET, encoded by the exons ATGCCAAAGGAGGCAGATcaccaggaggagggaggaggagacgacgAGGGGTCGAATGAGGAAAGGACTGAGGAGACGCCGAGGAATAGAGAGCGGGAAAATACAGCCTGCGGTCAAACGCCACCAG CGAGCGCTGTCAAGTTCGTGTCTGTGGAGCAGCTGATGCACACGGCCAAGGGAGTCTCCAACATGACTCTGGCTCATGAAATAATGGTCAACCAGGCGTTTCAAGTCAAACCTGCAGCGCCACCTGAAGGAAG TTTGGAGCAGAGATTGAAGGAGGTTATGCACAAAGCATTCTGGGATACCTTGGAAGAACAGCTGAAGGAGGATCCACCGTCGTACAAACACGCCATCAAACTACTCGCTGAAATCAAAGAG AttcttctgtctttgtttctgcCGAACCACGGCCGTCTGCGCGCCCGCATCGAGGAGGTCCTGGACCTGCCCCTGATCCAGCAGCAGGCGGAGAATGGAGCTCTGGACATAAGTAAACTGTCCCAGTTCGTCACTGGGATGATGGGCTCGCTGTGCGCCCCCTGCAGGGACGAGGACATCAACAAGCTGAAGGAGATCACAGATATTGTGCCGCTGTTCAA GGCGATATTCTCAGTTCTTGACATGATGAAGTACGACATGGCAAACTTCGCCCTGAGCAGCATCAGGCCTCATCTGATGCAGCAGTCGGTTGAGTATGAGAGGGGCAAGTTCCAGGAGTTTCTGGAGAAACAACCAA ATGCCTTAGACTACACTGAGAAGTGGCTGGAGGACACAGTGAAACACCTGAGAGAGGCCGAGCAGGACGGTTCCAGTGCTGCCTCCtccaaccccccctccctcctccctgttaATGTCCACAATCAGGCCTATCTACGCCTGCTGAGGTGGGACCACGCCTCCGACGCCTTCCCAGAG ACGGTGTTGATGGATCAGGCTCGATTCCAGGAGATGCAGCAGAAGGCTGATCAGTTAGTCCtgctctcctctgtgctcctcaTCGTCTACACCACAACGGGGGAGGCCATCTCAGGCCTGCCGGGGCTGATGGAGATTCTTAAAACCGCCATCAACGTCATGATTGCAGACATGCACAAACC GTCTTTCAGCGCTGAGGAGGCCTTAGCCACCATCGGAGAGAAGATGTGTGTTGAGCTGAGTCAGTGTCTGAGCCAACATGGCTACTCTCCTTTCTCCGCTGACAGAAAGAGCATTCTGAAGGGACAGATCTCTGCCATCATCCAGCCAGACAACACAGTCCGCAAGCTGATGG aGTCACGGGTCCAGACCTATCTCCTGGCTTCCCTGGAGTCCAGTCAGCAGAAGACCCCCGTTCATCTCCCAGGAGGTCTGGCTCCGGTCAGcaaggagatgaaggagctgGCTGTCCAGTTCAGTTGCCTGGTCAACTTCAACAAGCTGGTCTTCTCCCCGTTCTACCAGAAGATCCTCGCAAATATCCTGACACCCAGCACGGAGACGTAA